One region of Ornithinibacter aureus genomic DNA includes:
- a CDS encoding ABC transporter ATP-binding protein, producing the protein MSEVRNEEEKAAAQRRGPASAHRGGPPHAAIGMPTEKSQNFLPSAKRVLALMAPERLIVWAVVVLALGSVALNAIGPKILGSATDLIFAGVFSRQIPAGVTQEQAVQGLRDRGETQIADMLAAMQNIVPGSGIDFGALGRILLIVLVIYVVAALLQWLQGRLLTGAVNRTIFALRRNVEDKLNRLPLPYVDGQPRGELLSRVTNDIDNVAQSLQQTLSQLLTSLLTVIAMVGMMIWISPLLALIALVTIPVTMVVTAMIGKRSQKHFVQQWKSTGEVNAVVEETFTGHELVKVFGRQAEADRDFAVRNDALHHASFRAQFISGIIMPTMMFIGNLNYVAIAVVGGLRVASGSMSLGDVQAFIQYSRQFTQPLTQVASMANLMQSGVASAERVFAVLDAVEQEPDAVTPARISDPRGRVAFEDVSFSYREDTPLIENLDLVVEPGQTVAIVGPTGAGKTTLVNLVLRFYELNGGRITLDGVDITELTRHDLRSRIGMVLQDTWLFSGTIRENIAYGRPGASDAEVLEAARATYVDRFVHMLPDGYDTVLNAEADNISAGERQLITIARAFLAAPSLLILDEATSSVDTRTELLVQHAMSALRSDRTSFVIAHRLSTIRDADLILVMESGRIVERGSHAELLAAGGAFAALYAAQFAGAATDLDEESGVPAVV; encoded by the coding sequence ATGAGCGAGGTGCGCAACGAGGAGGAGAAGGCGGCCGCGCAGCGCCGCGGCCCGGCATCCGCCCATCGTGGTGGCCCGCCGCACGCGGCGATCGGGATGCCGACCGAGAAGTCGCAGAACTTCCTCCCGTCAGCCAAGCGGGTCCTCGCGCTCATGGCGCCCGAGCGGCTCATCGTGTGGGCGGTCGTGGTGCTGGCGCTCGGCAGCGTCGCCCTCAACGCGATCGGCCCGAAGATCCTCGGCTCGGCGACCGACCTGATCTTCGCCGGGGTGTTCAGCCGCCAGATCCCGGCGGGCGTCACCCAGGAACAGGCGGTGCAGGGGCTGCGGGACCGCGGCGAGACGCAGATCGCCGACATGCTCGCCGCGATGCAGAACATCGTGCCGGGGTCGGGCATCGACTTCGGCGCGCTCGGCCGCATCCTGCTCATCGTGCTCGTGATCTACGTGGTGGCCGCGCTGCTCCAGTGGCTCCAGGGGCGGCTGCTCACCGGGGCGGTGAACCGCACGATCTTCGCGCTGCGCCGCAACGTCGAGGACAAGCTGAACCGGTTGCCGCTGCCCTACGTCGACGGGCAGCCGCGCGGCGAGCTGCTCAGCCGGGTCACCAACGACATCGACAACGTCGCGCAGAGCCTTCAGCAGACCCTGAGCCAGCTGCTCACCTCGCTGCTGACGGTCATCGCCATGGTCGGCATGATGATCTGGATCTCGCCGCTGCTCGCCCTCATCGCCCTGGTGACGATCCCGGTGACGATGGTCGTCACGGCGATGATCGGCAAGCGCAGCCAGAAGCACTTCGTGCAGCAGTGGAAGAGCACCGGCGAGGTCAACGCCGTCGTCGAGGAGACCTTCACCGGGCACGAGCTCGTCAAGGTCTTCGGCCGCCAGGCCGAGGCCGACCGCGACTTCGCCGTTCGCAACGACGCCCTGCACCACGCGAGCTTTCGCGCCCAGTTCATCAGCGGCATCATCATGCCGACGATGATGTTCATCGGGAACCTCAACTACGTCGCGATCGCGGTCGTCGGTGGGCTGCGGGTCGCGTCGGGCTCGATGAGCCTGGGTGACGTGCAGGCGTTCATCCAGTACTCCCGCCAGTTCACCCAGCCGCTGACGCAGGTGGCGTCGATGGCCAACCTCATGCAGAGCGGCGTCGCCTCTGCGGAGCGGGTGTTCGCGGTGTTGGATGCCGTGGAGCAGGAGCCGGATGCCGTCACCCCGGCACGCATCAGCGACCCTCGCGGGCGGGTCGCGTTCGAGGACGTGTCGTTCTCCTACCGGGAGGACACCCCGCTCATCGAGAACCTCGACCTCGTCGTCGAGCCCGGCCAGACGGTGGCGATCGTCGGCCCGACCGGGGCCGGCAAGACGACGCTGGTCAACCTCGTGCTGCGCTTCTACGAGCTGAACGGTGGCCGGATCACCCTCGACGGGGTCGACATCACCGAACTGACCCGGCACGACCTGCGCTCACGCATCGGCATGGTGCTCCAGGACACCTGGCTGTTCTCCGGCACGATCCGCGAGAACATCGCCTACGGGCGGCCGGGGGCGAGCGACGCAGAGGTGCTCGAGGCGGCGCGCGCGACCTACGTCGACCGGTTCGTGCACATGCTGCCCGACGGCTACGACACCGTGCTCAACGCCGAGGCCGACAACATCAGCGCCGGTGAACGACAGCTCATCACCATCGCCCGAGCCTTCCTCGCGGCGCCGTCGCTGCTCATCCTTGACGAGGCGACGTCGTCGGTGGACACCCGCACCGAGCTGCTCGTGCAGCACGCGATGTCGGCGCTGCGCTCGGATCGCACGAGCTTCGTCATCGCGCACCGACTCTCGACGATCAGGGATGCCGACCTCATCCTCGTCATGGAGTCCGGCCGGATCGTCGAGCGGGGGTCACACGCCGAACTGCTCGCGGCTGGTGGTGCCTTCGCCGCCTTGTACGCAGCCCAGTTCGCCGGCGCGGCGACGGATCTCGACGAGGAGAGCGGCGTCCCCGCCGTTGTCTGA
- a CDS encoding TetR/AcrR family transcriptional regulator, with the protein MPPRAPALSPEERRAALVDVTLPLLREHGPSVTTRQVAEAAGIAEGTVFRAFGSKDELVQACVAAVFDSAPAVAELRTIDPSLTLDERLTSGVAILLRHVESIVGLISVLHHAGSPAGGPVAHDAKRHQRPSDPEVDAAFLDLIGDDAAALRKPASDVVALLQLLTLSSVHPLMSTGRLDAADIVDVVLDGTRKKA; encoded by the coding sequence GTGCCACCCCGTGCCCCAGCCCTCAGCCCTGAAGAGCGCCGAGCCGCCCTCGTCGACGTGACCCTGCCGCTCCTGCGCGAGCACGGCCCGTCGGTGACGACCCGTCAGGTCGCCGAGGCCGCCGGCATCGCCGAGGGCACCGTCTTCCGCGCGTTCGGCAGCAAGGACGAACTCGTCCAGGCCTGTGTCGCCGCGGTCTTCGACTCCGCCCCGGCCGTCGCCGAGCTGCGCACCATCGACCCGTCGCTGACCCTCGACGAGCGGCTCACCTCGGGGGTCGCCATCCTGCTGCGGCACGTCGAAAGCATCGTGGGCCTCATCTCGGTGCTCCACCACGCCGGTTCGCCGGCCGGTGGCCCGGTTGCCCATGACGCGAAGCGACACCAGCGACCGTCGGACCCCGAGGTCGACGCCGCCTTCCTCGACCTCATCGGTGACGATGCCGCGGCCCTGCGCAAACCGGCATCCGACGTCGTCGCCCTGCTCCAGCTCCTCACGCTCTCGAGCGTGCACCCGCTCATGTCGACCGGCCGCCTCGACGCGGCCGACATCGTCGACGTCGTCCTCGACGGCACCCGGAAGAAGGCCTGA
- a CDS encoding aminoglycoside phosphotransferase family protein: MTGTASDLPGLPATTSPPEPREADELELLTGPGAREPLSLAVATVQAELADHEVHSVQHRPGDGVTVGYRVWLRTTSGDLIEDYVLLSSTAGRDVPDDAAHVVSMHGPSGRLLGWRHPHDPALPGLEAGCDPVALEQVVPGVGPVTSIELLGYRPLRRAVVRAVRDGRTTYVKVLRPAAGRGGAPDVLHRLAVLGDAGLPVPAVLAARSDGIVVLEEVAGTPLVEAIGQDDARGLELDRLVALLDALPASVLDLPRRPAWSDRASDYADAVAAAGIHADRALAVGREVVERSRTVDLGPVVATHGDFHEGQLTVTLMGEGWRPSGLLDVDTVGPGHRVDDLACLVAHAIALGPAGEAVARRWEEAARGVVDPQALAVRTAGVLLSLAAGAVHEAHLAMSTADLLDAAEARLGKTVCE, encoded by the coding sequence ATGACCGGCACGGCATCCGACCTCCCGGGGCTCCCGGCGACCACGTCGCCGCCAGAGCCCCGGGAGGCCGACGAGCTCGAGCTGCTCACCGGCCCGGGCGCGAGGGAACCGCTCTCGCTTGCCGTCGCGACGGTTCAGGCCGAGCTGGCGGACCACGAGGTGCACTCCGTCCAGCACCGTCCGGGCGACGGCGTCACCGTCGGCTACCGGGTGTGGCTGCGCACCACCTCGGGTGACCTGATCGAGGACTACGTGCTCCTCAGCTCCACCGCCGGACGTGACGTGCCCGATGACGCGGCTCACGTGGTGAGCATGCACGGGCCGTCGGGGCGACTGCTCGGGTGGCGGCATCCGCACGACCCTGCCCTGCCGGGGCTGGAGGCCGGGTGCGACCCCGTCGCCCTGGAGCAGGTCGTGCCGGGGGTCGGACCCGTGACGAGCATCGAGCTGCTGGGGTACCGACCCCTGCGGCGGGCCGTGGTCCGTGCGGTGCGTGACGGGCGGACGACGTACGTCAAGGTGCTGCGCCCCGCCGCGGGGCGGGGCGGCGCGCCGGATGTCCTTCACAGGTTGGCGGTTCTCGGCGATGCGGGTCTACCCGTGCCCGCGGTGCTCGCGGCCCGCAGCGACGGGATCGTCGTCCTGGAGGAGGTCGCCGGCACCCCGCTCGTCGAAGCCATCGGCCAGGACGACGCGCGCGGCCTCGAGCTCGACCGCCTCGTCGCACTGCTCGACGCCCTGCCCGCGTCCGTTCTCGACCTGCCTCGGCGCCCGGCGTGGTCGGACCGGGCATCGGACTATGCGGATGCCGTGGCCGCCGCCGGAATCCACGCCGACCGTGCGCTCGCCGTCGGTCGCGAGGTCGTGGAACGGTCGCGGACGGTTGACCTCGGGCCGGTCGTCGCGACCCACGGTGACTTCCACGAGGGACAGCTGACGGTCACCCTGATGGGAGAGGGCTGGCGACCGAGCGGCCTGCTCGACGTCGACACCGTGGGGCCCGGCCACCGGGTCGACGACCTGGCCTGTCTCGTCGCCCACGCGATCGCGCTCGGCCCTGCCGGTGAGGCGGTGGCGCGGCGCTGGGAGGAGGCGGCTCGGGGCGTCGTCGACCCGCAAGCGCTGGCCGTGCGCACGGCAGGGGTGCTCCTGTCGCTCGCCGCAGGTGCGGTGCATGAGGCACACCTGGCGATGTCGACGGCTGACCTGCTCGATGCCGCCGAGGCGCGTCTCGGGAAAACCGTTTGTGAGTGA
- a CDS encoding STAS domain-containing protein encodes MSTSQQDGVAVVTVSGEVDVYTAAKLRAALDEEIAAGRNRLVVDLDAVTFLDSTGLGVLIGRLKVVRNHSGWLRVVCTQDRVLRVFRITGLDTVIGIHDTREDALSS; translated from the coding sequence GTGAGCACCTCCCAGCAGGACGGTGTCGCTGTCGTCACCGTGAGCGGTGAGGTCGACGTCTACACCGCGGCCAAGCTGCGTGCAGCCCTCGACGAGGAGATCGCCGCCGGCCGCAACCGGCTCGTCGTCGACCTCGACGCCGTCACCTTCCTGGACTCCACCGGCCTCGGCGTGCTCATCGGGCGCCTGAAGGTCGTGCGCAACCACTCGGGCTGGCTGCGGGTCGTCTGCACCCAGGACCGGGTGCTGCGGGTCTTCCGGATCACCGGGTTGGACACCGTGATCGGCATCCACGACACGCGCGAGGACGCGCTCTCCTCCTGA
- a CDS encoding ABC transporter ATP-binding protein, whose amino-acid sequence MLYRLVRTHLTPYAASLLVLLALQFVATIASLYLPSLNGRIIDEGVAVGDTGFIMRAGAIMLVVSLVQIAATIAATRIGAQSAASLGRDIRARVFRTVGAFSAQELSRFGAPTLISRSTNDVTQVQTVVYMMLAMMVSAPIMMVGGVVMAIREDAGLSWLVAVAVPALAIAIGLVIRQMIPHFRAMQTAVDSVNRILREQITGIRVVRAFVREDVERERFAEANTTYTGTALAVGKLMALAFPIVMVIFNASTVAVLWFGAQRIDTGDMQIGALTAFMAYLIQILMSVMMATFMAMMIPRATVSAGRIQEVLDTQTSVHAPAHPVAIPTGPVRVELRDVTFAYPGAEAPVLREVSLVAEPGTTTAVVGSTGSGKTTLLGVIPRLHDVTSGQVLVGGVDVRDADPEHLWSHIGLVPQRPYLFTGTVASNLRYGDPDATDDELWEALRVAQAEDFVREMPDGLESPISQGGTNVSGGQRQRLAIARALVSKADIYLFDDAFSALDVATDARLRAALRPVTRDAAVIVVAQRVSTILHADRIVVLDEGRVVGSGSHEELLETCPTYLEIVQSQQAIEEAA is encoded by the coding sequence ATGCTCTACCGACTCGTGCGCACGCACCTCACCCCGTACGCGGCCTCCCTGCTGGTGCTGCTCGCCCTCCAGTTCGTTGCGACGATCGCGTCGTTGTACCTGCCCAGCCTCAACGGCCGGATCATCGACGAGGGCGTCGCGGTCGGCGACACCGGCTTCATCATGCGCGCGGGCGCGATCATGCTCGTGGTCTCCCTCGTGCAGATCGCGGCCACGATCGCGGCGACCCGCATCGGTGCCCAGTCCGCGGCATCCCTGGGCCGTGACATCCGCGCCCGAGTCTTCCGCACCGTCGGCGCCTTCTCCGCGCAGGAGCTCTCCCGCTTCGGCGCGCCCACCCTCATCAGCCGCAGCACCAACGACGTGACCCAGGTGCAGACCGTCGTCTACATGATGCTGGCGATGATGGTGTCCGCGCCGATCATGATGGTCGGCGGCGTCGTCATGGCCATTCGTGAGGATGCCGGGTTGTCCTGGCTCGTCGCCGTCGCCGTCCCAGCGTTGGCCATCGCCATCGGGCTCGTCATCCGGCAGATGATCCCCCACTTCCGGGCCATGCAGACGGCCGTGGACTCGGTGAACCGGATCCTGCGCGAGCAGATCACCGGCATCCGGGTCGTGCGGGCGTTCGTGCGTGAGGACGTCGAGCGCGAGCGGTTCGCCGAGGCCAACACCACCTACACCGGCACGGCGCTGGCCGTCGGCAAGCTGATGGCCCTGGCCTTCCCGATCGTCATGGTCATCTTCAACGCCTCCACCGTCGCGGTGCTGTGGTTCGGGGCCCAGCGCATCGACACCGGGGACATGCAGATCGGCGCGCTGACCGCGTTCATGGCCTACCTCATCCAGATCCTCATGTCGGTGATGATGGCGACCTTCATGGCGATGATGATCCCGCGGGCCACGGTGTCGGCCGGGCGCATCCAGGAGGTGCTCGACACCCAGACCTCGGTGCACGCGCCCGCCCACCCGGTCGCCATCCCCACGGGGCCGGTGCGGGTCGAGCTGCGCGACGTCACCTTCGCCTACCCGGGCGCCGAGGCCCCCGTGCTGCGCGAGGTCTCGCTCGTCGCGGAGCCGGGCACCACGACGGCGGTCGTCGGGTCGACGGGGTCGGGCAAGACGACGCTGCTCGGGGTCATTCCGCGGCTGCACGACGTCACCTCGGGGCAGGTGCTGGTCGGGGGGGTCGACGTGCGCGACGCCGACCCCGAGCACCTGTGGTCGCACATCGGGCTGGTGCCGCAGCGGCCGTACCTGTTCACCGGGACCGTCGCCTCGAACCTGCGCTACGGCGACCCGGACGCGACCGACGACGAGCTGTGGGAGGCCCTGCGGGTCGCCCAGGCCGAGGACTTCGTGCGGGAGATGCCCGACGGGCTCGAGTCCCCGATCTCGCAGGGCGGCACCAACGTCAGCGGCGGCCAGCGGCAGCGGCTCGCGATCGCCCGAGCCCTGGTGAGCAAGGCCGACATCTACCTGTTCGACGACGCCTTCTCGGCCCTGGACGTCGCCACCGATGCCCGGTTGCGCGCCGCGCTGCGCCCGGTCACCCGCGACGCCGCGGTGATCGTCGTCGCACAGCGGGTGTCCACGATCCTGCACGCCGACCGCATCGTCGTCCTCGACGAGGGGCGGGTCGTCGGCAGCGGCTCTCACGAGGAACTGCTCGAGACCTGCCCGACCTACCTCGAGATCGTGCAGTCCCAGCAAGCGATCGAGGAGGCGGCATGA
- a CDS encoding sodium-translocating pyrophosphatase — translation MAPLALASAESGSALELAGTNLTLVVTVAAIAVVALVMGFVFRNQVLSADPGTEKMQEIGAAVEEGAQAFLARQFKTLSVFVVLVFGLLLLLPADDAAVRWGRSGFFVLGALFSAAIGYLGMSLAVKANVRVASAARGENGRDAGMKIAFRTGGVVGMATVGLGLLGAAIVVILYEGDAPKVLEGFGFGAALLAMFMRVGGGIFTKAADVGADLVGKIEAGIPEDDPRNAATIADNVGDNVGDCAGMAADLFESYAVMLVAALILGSVAFGEYGLVFPLIVPAIGAVTALLGVFITKARPGENALSAINRGFYISAAISAVLSAIAAYVYLPATFGELGSSNEEINALEGDPRLTAVLAVLIGIVLAAVILWLTGHYTGTDKRPTLDVARTTLTGPATVVLSGIGVGLESAVFTAGIIAGAVYLAFLLGAGSTALALFLIALAGCGLLTTVGVIVAMDTFGPVSDNAQGIAEMSGDVDEEGAQILTELDAVGNTTKAITKGIAIATAVLAATALFGSYTDAWQSTVRSLDVSGVTEAEGQDFLNSAYGLVTDPNTLVGVILGAAVVFLFSGLAINAVTRAAGAIVFEVRRQFREHPGIMNYTEKPEYGRVVDICTRDSLRELATPGLLAALMPVAVGFGLGVGALAGFLAGAIGAGALMAVFLANSGGSWDNAKKIVEDGAHGGKGSEAHAAAVIGDTVGDPFKDTAGPAINPLLKVMNLVSVLIAPAIVTLSIGNDASSPLRYGIAAVALTIVVAAVAYSKSKDLAIGGDADPDAAIATAHHPEQIH, via the coding sequence ATGGCACCGCTTGCGCTCGCTTCGGCTGAGTCAGGCTCGGCCCTGGAACTCGCCGGGACGAACCTCACGCTCGTCGTCACCGTCGCGGCCATCGCGGTCGTGGCGCTCGTCATGGGGTTCGTCTTCAGGAACCAGGTACTGAGCGCCGACCCCGGCACCGAGAAGATGCAGGAGATCGGCGCTGCCGTCGAGGAGGGCGCGCAGGCATTCCTCGCACGACAGTTCAAGACCCTCAGCGTCTTCGTCGTTCTGGTCTTCGGGTTGCTCCTGCTGCTCCCGGCCGACGATGCCGCCGTGCGGTGGGGCCGCTCCGGCTTCTTCGTCCTCGGCGCGCTGTTCTCCGCGGCGATCGGGTACCTGGGCATGAGCCTGGCCGTCAAGGCCAACGTGCGCGTCGCGTCGGCCGCCCGCGGCGAGAACGGCCGCGACGCCGGCATGAAGATCGCCTTCCGCACCGGTGGCGTCGTCGGCATGGCGACGGTCGGGCTGGGCCTGCTCGGCGCAGCCATCGTCGTCATCCTCTACGAAGGTGACGCACCCAAGGTCCTCGAGGGCTTCGGCTTCGGTGCCGCGCTGCTCGCGATGTTCATGCGCGTCGGCGGCGGCATCTTCACCAAGGCCGCGGACGTCGGCGCCGACCTCGTCGGCAAGATCGAGGCCGGCATCCCCGAGGACGACCCGCGCAACGCCGCCACGATCGCCGACAACGTCGGTGACAACGTCGGTGACTGCGCCGGCATGGCAGCTGACCTCTTCGAGTCCTACGCGGTCATGCTCGTCGCCGCGCTCATCCTCGGCTCGGTCGCGTTCGGCGAGTACGGCCTGGTGTTCCCGCTGATCGTCCCGGCCATCGGCGCGGTCACCGCGCTCCTCGGCGTGTTCATCACCAAGGCCCGTCCCGGTGAGAACGCCCTCAGCGCCATCAACCGCGGCTTCTACATCTCCGCCGCCATCTCGGCCGTGCTGTCCGCCATCGCGGCCTACGTCTACCTGCCCGCGACCTTCGGCGAGCTCGGCTCCTCCAACGAGGAGATCAACGCGCTCGAGGGCGACCCGCGCCTGACCGCGGTCCTCGCCGTGCTCATCGGCATCGTGCTCGCCGCCGTCATCCTCTGGCTGACCGGCCACTACACCGGCACCGACAAGCGCCCGACCCTCGACGTCGCCCGCACCACCCTGACCGGCCCCGCCACGGTGGTGCTCTCCGGCATCGGTGTGGGTCTGGAGTCGGCGGTGTTCACCGCCGGCATCATCGCCGGTGCGGTCTACCTCGCGTTCCTGCTCGGTGCCGGCTCGACGGCCCTGGCGCTGTTCCTCATCGCGCTCGCCGGCTGTGGCCTGCTGACCACCGTCGGCGTCATCGTGGCGATGGACACCTTCGGCCCCGTCTCCGACAACGCCCAGGGCATCGCCGAGATGTCGGGTGACGTCGACGAGGAGGGGGCGCAGATCCTCACCGAGCTCGACGCCGTCGGCAACACCACGAAGGCCATCACCAAGGGCATCGCGATCGCCACGGCCGTCCTCGCGGCCACGGCGCTGTTCGGCTCCTACACCGACGCCTGGCAGAGCACGGTCCGTTCGCTCGACGTCTCGGGGGTCACCGAGGCCGAGGGCCAGGACTTCCTCAACAGCGCCTACGGTCTGGTCACCGACCCCAACACGCTCGTCGGGGTCATCCTCGGTGCGGCCGTCGTCTTCCTCTTCTCCGGTCTGGCCATCAACGCCGTGACCCGGGCAGCCGGCGCCATCGTGTTCGAGGTGCGCCGCCAGTTCCGCGAGCACCCGGGCATCATGAACTACACCGAGAAGCCCGAGTACGGCCGCGTCGTCGACATCTGCACCCGTGACTCGCTGCGCGAGCTCGCGACGCCGGGTCTGCTCGCCGCCCTGATGCCGGTCGCTGTGGGCTTCGGCCTCGGTGTCGGCGCCCTGGCCGGGTTCCTTGCCGGTGCCATCGGTGCCGGTGCGCTCATGGCCGTCTTCCTGGCCAACTCCGGTGGCTCGTGGGACAACGCCAAGAAAATCGTCGAGGACGGCGCACACGGCGGCAAGGGCTCCGAGGCCCACGCGGCCGCGGTCATCGGCGACACCGTCGGCGACCCGTTCAAGGACACCGCCGGACCGGCCATCAACCCCCTGCTCAAGGTGATGAACCTCGTCTCCGTGCTCATTGCACCCGCCATCGTCACCCTGTCCATCGGCAACGACGCCTCCTCGCCGTTGCGCTACGGCATCGCGGCGGTGGCCCTGACGATCGTCGTCGCCGCCGTCGCCTACTCCAAAAGCAAGGACCTGGCCATCGGCGGGGACGCCGACCCCGACGCCGCGATAGCCACGGCGCACCACCCCGAGCAGATCCACTGA
- a CDS encoding AbgT family transporter — MGTVVSMMLPYTVVLLVTWTLFFVIWYPTGIPWGLGAPVELPGG; from the coding sequence ATGGGCACGGTCGTCTCGATGATGCTGCCGTACACCGTGGTCCTGCTCGTGACGTGGACGCTGTTCTTCGTCATCTGGTACCCCACGGGGATCCCGTGGGGCCTCGGCGCTCCGGTCGAGCTGCCGGGCGGATAG
- a CDS encoding DUF7059 domain-containing protein, with translation MTTNPPRVDPALISALRADLRTSRFTVAGVLDLLGPMAAAALDREQALPVQRVTAATDAPCGTLIRLFTLGDPVDAAEAERALPTLGVEGAVALGLLAPEGDGVVALCDLRPYAGDDVDWWVASDLDELATRRPVRQNHVLGIGGASTTLASWTPRPRVARALDLGTGCGVQALHLAQHADEVVVTDLSERALAFARFNAALDGAGWHVRSGSMLEPVEGERFGLVVSNPPFVITPRSGEVPLYEYRDGGAAGDAVVRDLVMGVGAHLEPGGIAHFLGNWEVPRGTTWTERVGGWIEGTGLDAWVVQREVQDPAEYAETWARDGGHHPGTADFNTMYAAWLDDFESRDVEAIGFGVVTLHRPEVERAPFVDLMDVSWPVESPMGPTVLAGIEARCWLAEHDDEAVLDTAWACAPDVHEERHSLPGAEHPSVIVLRQGGGLRRHLTLTTVTAAYASVCDGDLSARAASAAISGLLDLDSDAVRDEIVAFVRDAAKDGLLR, from the coding sequence ATGACCACCAACCCGCCCCGCGTCGACCCCGCGCTCATCAGCGCGCTCCGGGCCGACCTGCGCACCTCCCGGTTCACCGTCGCCGGTGTGCTCGACCTGCTCGGCCCGATGGCCGCCGCCGCCCTGGACCGTGAGCAGGCGCTCCCGGTGCAGCGGGTGACAGCTGCCACCGACGCGCCGTGCGGCACGCTCATCCGCCTGTTCACCCTCGGTGACCCGGTGGATGCCGCCGAGGCCGAACGTGCGTTGCCCACCCTCGGAGTCGAGGGGGCGGTCGCGCTCGGCCTGCTCGCTCCGGAGGGTGATGGGGTCGTCGCGTTGTGCGACCTGCGGCCCTACGCCGGCGACGACGTCGACTGGTGGGTCGCCTCCGACCTCGACGAGCTGGCGACGCGTCGACCCGTGCGCCAGAACCACGTCCTCGGCATCGGTGGGGCGTCGACGACCCTCGCCTCCTGGACCCCGCGCCCCCGGGTGGCGCGGGCGCTCGACCTCGGGACGGGCTGTGGGGTGCAGGCGCTGCACCTCGCCCAGCACGCCGACGAGGTCGTCGTCACGGACCTCTCGGAGCGGGCGCTGGCCTTTGCGCGGTTCAACGCCGCCCTCGACGGGGCCGGGTGGCACGTGCGGTCGGGGTCCATGCTCGAGCCGGTCGAGGGCGAGCGGTTCGGCCTCGTCGTGAGCAACCCCCCGTTCGTCATCACCCCGCGCTCGGGTGAGGTGCCGTTGTACGAGTACCGCGACGGCGGCGCCGCCGGGGATGCCGTGGTGCGCGACCTCGTCATGGGGGTCGGTGCGCACCTCGAGCCCGGAGGCATCGCCCACTTCCTGGGCAACTGGGAGGTCCCGCGTGGAACGACGTGGACCGAGCGGGTCGGTGGCTGGATCGAGGGCACCGGCCTGGACGCCTGGGTCGTGCAGCGGGAGGTGCAGGACCCGGCGGAGTACGCCGAGACGTGGGCCCGGGACGGGGGGCACCACCCCGGCACCGCAGACTTCAACACGATGTACGCCGCGTGGCTCGACGACTTCGAGTCCCGCGACGTCGAGGCGATCGGGTTCGGGGTGGTGACGTTGCACCGGCCTGAGGTCGAGCGGGCTCCCTTCGTCGACCTCATGGACGTGTCGTGGCCCGTGGAGTCACCGATGGGCCCGACCGTGTTGGCCGGCATCGAGGCACGCTGCTGGCTCGCCGAGCACGACGACGAGGCGGTGCTGGACACTGCCTGGGCCTGCGCCCCCGACGTCCACGAGGAACGGCACAGCCTCCCGGGCGCGGAGCACCCGAGCGTCATCGTCCTGCGCCAGGGCGGGGGGCTGCGTCGCCACCTGACGCTGACGACCGTGACCGCGGCCTACGCCTCGGTGTGCGACGGCGACCTGAGCGCGCGGGCTGCTTCGGCAGCGATCTCGGGGCTGTTGGACCTCGATTCGGATGCCGTGCGCGACGAGATCGTGGCGTTCGTGCGGGACGCGGCCAAGGACGGCCTCCTGCGCTGA